The genomic interval ggcagtacTTCAAGGACACTGCCTCCTATCATTCTACCACCAGCCACGCCTGACAGGAACTTCCACAAGGAGGTCTACAGACTCTGTTCCAGGTCTCCACCTATAATTCCAGTCCACAAAGGATCAAGGTGACCTTTTCACTAGGGTCTTAACTCAAGAGTTACCAACCGCTACCTTTCCTAATGGCTATTCCAGCTTTACCTAGGACTACAATCACCAGGCCATGTTTCAGGCCTACAGGGCAACCAGTCCCCACTGTAGCTTCCCCATAGGCCCACCAATCTAGGGATCTCTTTATTTCCCTACTAGGCCACACTACAGATTTCCCCTTCATTTGAGCACAGTATCGCTAAGTTGCGCAACTGGTCCCCACTTTCCAGGCTGACTCTCTCTACAGCCCAAGAATTCTTTCCAACGCTACCCCTTGGCTGACAATACTTCAGCGATGGCCCACAGAACTCCATCAAGCCATCCTCTTTCATGGCCTGCCTCTGTCAGCCCCAGACCCTAAAGTCTTCCAATAGCTCATTTTCTGCTGCATGACACCTACTTCTTGGCTCCTCCCAGCAAACCAGCCTCACTGCTTTTCTGCAAGAACCCGCTCAGTACAATCAGCAGTCTTCTCTTTAAATACCACGTAGGCCCTTCCTCACCCAGTGTTATTCTCTATCCCAGCAGCTGAAGCCTTCAAATTTCCCCTTTATCCACAGCAGGGAGAGAAGCCTACTCTGGTCCCCAGATTTCTTCCCTACTGCACACCACTCACTTCAGTAGCCCGTCCAGCACCTCACAAGGTTCACCTGCTCTCCTCCCCATAGCCTCCAAACCAATCTCTTACAAGGTCTTCTCTCCGTCCCTTCTACTGTCAGTGTAAGGGCTCAACCCATTAGTGTCTCCACACTTTACCTCTTGCCAACATCAGTTTTTTTCTGGACCGCCAGACCTTTTCACTTCCCCGTCACTGTTTTCCTGAAGCCTCTCACCACTTTACTTGATAACTATAACGCGCACGCGGCATCCTTTGCGGCCTGCCCTCCTCCAGGGACCTACAAGACAATGGCTAAATATAAACAGTGCAAGACATCATCACATCAGGTGCCCTAACATTCGTAAGTGCCAGGTACCTATATAAATAGAGGATACATATATAGTTCATAGGCTGTAAAAGTGGGGGGTACTTAGATCACCCTCCTTACAAGTTCTTATTTTGTTAGTCAGGTATAGAAATTCATTGATGACTACCTGCGTGCCTCCAAATCAGGCACAAAAACAGCACTCTGAAGACCCTTTATATAACAGCCTACATCTTTGCCTCCTGACCCCTATAAGCATGACTTGGGAGGATGTGGGGGGACTGGGATTAACTGAACTCAAACTTGAATTTTCTAGTTTGATTGGAGGTGTGCTTAGATAACGGATAGTAAAGTGATCTGAAAATAGAGCAGACCAGCCACGAGGGATGCAAATTTCCTTCAGCTTCACTGTGAGCCTATCAGCATTTTTATAGGATTTTATGAGATTagataaaagaaaaatgtatttattttttagcagGAAACAGCTCCACTCTTACCCAAagtctgtatctggtattgcatttCAGCCTGATTTAAAGAGACCCtccagcaattattttttttattgtggcgcCTTTTTGTAAAGTACACATGGTAAAAGTTAGGTCAGGTCATTCTATTACTAGGcgctttgttgcagaaatatcccGGCTGCAATTATGTCACATGACCGCACTGTGACCGGCCGATTCCTACAGAttctgctgtgtggaccggaagtcacttttactatgcattcctatgagactcaAATTGAGCGTCTTATAGGAATACATAGTGAAAGAGAATTCCGGTCCACACCGCAAACACTGTAAATATCGGCAGGTCACAGAGCAGTCACGTGACATTATAGCGCCAGGGATATTTCTGCAACAATGCGCCCGGTAAGAGGATTACCTGTTCTACCTTTTACCAGGTGTACTATACAAACAGGGGCCCCAAAAATAGCTGGAGTGTCTCTTTAAGTTTTAGTATATGCAGAATCTGGAATGTGTTTTTTCTGCTTCATTCTTCCGCAAGAAATGGGACATGTGGTTTTCAAAAATATTGCATGCCACAAAAACAGCTGAGGTTTCGGCCACATTTCTTTTACTACTTCTCTATAATCTCTCCCAGATGCTCCTTTCTATAGCAGAGAAGTAATAGAATTGAAACTTGACTTCTACCAGTCTGTATTACACCACATCCACCTTGTTTAATTTTAATTATAGACTTCTACAATGGTGACCACACAATGACAGAAGACCATGTCAATGTTATGACAGTTTttgctgttttaatttttttggtagAGATTCTAaattatttttcttattatttttaccagaaaatttaacaaaaaacatcACTTATAAACATAGCCTAGTAGTCAAAATTATAATGTTTTCTGGCATTACATGCTAAGCAGCAAAGTTGTGTGGCCTGATACACTAATGGGGGTAAAAATATTCATAATAAGTAAAGTTTTTTACAATACTGtgttattatagtatttataagtCTAATTAACCTATAGAAGAGAACGATTTTGAGAACTAAATTTCCCTAAGAGAAACTAGAATTATTATATTAAACTATATAAAAACTCAAAAAATTGGGTCTAGTCAAAGGCTTAATTTGACGCTCATGGAcccaaatgcaaaatctgtaacagggccgttCACCCTTCATGTGCCCTTTATCATGCTGGTGTTTTCTTTTGAGACAGAGGGGTCTTTGGACCATCTCATGCATTAGGGTCTAGGTGAGATAGCTACCTCTGTACCCGTTTTAGTTATGGCCAGTTATGGATTTACTCCTCCAGCACTAGAATGGCATTCCTGATCACCATGCAAATTTTCCAAAAACTACTCAATGACAAAAAGTGAGGGTCATACCCGAGTTCCGGTGACTGAACTAGTGCATGTATGACAGGTAATAGGAGGGGAAGCTTTACCACGAAATTCAACTAGTGGCACCTTACAGTTTTTAAATAGTCTttgtagctttttttattttttaacaatttaaaaAGTTGACTGGTCATGACCtagtacattcatagttttatagtttaaGAACTTAATGATCCATTATATTCTCATTACAGGTTCTCCATTACATGAAGAAGGTCCGAGTAAAGCTAAGTAGTGGAAGGGATTTGTTTTTCGATGAAAATGGAGACCCTCCTCCAATATATGATATTGTCAACTGGCAAATAGACCGGGATAATTCAATAAAACAGGTCAAGTTGGGAAGTTTTAACAGTACAGCCACTCACAGAGGAGCCCTAACTATAAACACAAGTTCTGTCCAGTGGCCAATCGGAAATGAAAaggtaagaaaatttcaaaaaataTGTTGTCGATAGATGTGACAATGATATTTGACAGGTCAAAGTTTGGGGTTGTCCATGACAGAGCTCGGCAAGCTGTATAAGATGAGCAAATAGTCCAGGGGAAAATTTTGAAATTGTGGAGCCACAATTTCCTCATATAAGGCTGAAATAGAgatctgtattaaccccttaaaaaagtTTTCCAGCTTGTCTACTATTCCCCCCCACCCGATCCTCCATTGCTATCAATTAATAACTTTTAAAATTGCTCAATGTGTAAATGGTGCCACTTTCACCCTACTCTGCAACGTGGCCACATGGTGCTGGGGCTGCTACGATTTTTCTGCGAAGTGATGACGTTTCTTTCCGAGTCTGTGGCAGTGAACCCTTCACTCACATGCCATTCGGGGGTGCAGGATACATGTAGGGCAGCATTTGAGTGCTAAAATTGGAGAAACCGAGAAGCAGCATTGCTAGACAAGCGAGGCATAAAAGTGTTattacttttttgttattttaacatattagctgcaattttttattttttttataagccggataacccctttaagtacgtGGCCTATTTTGAGCCTTCGGAATGCAGCAATTTTTATCATTCTTTTCATTACCGCACTGTGAGAGACAATTTTTCATTGAccatggcttgttttttgttggacaagttgtatttttgaatgacaccattttggagtacatataatgtacttgATAACTTTTATACATTCTTGgggagaatgaaaaaaaaagacagcaggtccgtcattgtttttggggtttgtttttttagaGAGTTTATTATGAGATATacaattaggtccagaattatttggacagtgacacaagttttgccattttagctgtttaccaaaacatattgagtatacagttatataatcagtaTGAGCTTaaggtgcagactctcagctttaatttgagggtattcacattctaatttgaggaagggtttaggaattattgctctttaatatgtagctgcctctttttcaagggaccaaagataattggacaattatatcaaaagctatttaatgggctgcatgggctattccttcgttaatccatcatcaattaagcaggtaaaaggtctggagttgattccaggtgtggcatttgcatttggaagctgttgctgtgaacccacaacatgaggtcaaaggagctctcaatgcaagtgaaacagaccattgctaggctgtaaaaaaactgaagaaatccaacagagagatagcacaaatgttaggagtggccaaatcaacagtttggtacattcttgaaaaaaaaagtgcactggtgatctcgtgaactccaaaaggcctggacgtccatggaagacaatagtggtggatgatcacagaatcctttccatggtgaaaaaaaacaaccttcaCAACATCtcaccaagtgaagaacactctcctggaagtaggtgtatcagtatctaagtctaccataaagagaagacttcatgagagcaaacacagagggttcaccacaaggtgcaagccattaatctgcctcaaaaatagaaaggccagattagactttgccaaacaacatgtaaagaagccgcccagttctggaacagcatgaaactaagatcatcctgtagcagaatgatggggaggaagaaagtatggagaaggcttggaacggttcatgatccaaagcacaccacatcctctgtaaaacatggtggaggcagtgtgatggcatgggcatgcatggctgccaaaggcactgggtcactagtgtttattgatgatgtgactgaagacagaagcagccggatgaattccaaAGTGTTCAAGGATTTACTTACTGCTCAGatccaaccaaatgcagcaaagctGAATGGACGTCGATTCACAgcacagatggacaatgatccaaaacagaCTGTGAGAGCAACCctggagtttataaggcaaagacgtggaatattctgcaatggccgagtcatcaccagatctcaccccgatcgagcatgcatttcacttgtttaagacaaaacttaaggcagaaagacccacaaacaagcaacaactgaagacggccGCAGTAAAGGccaggcaaagcatcacaaaggaggaaaccagcgtttggtgatgtccatgggttccagacttcagacagtcattgcctgcataggattctctacaaagtattaaaaaaatatatatattatttatgtaaatgttaatttgtccaattacttttgagcccctgaaatgaggggactgtatagaaaaatggttgcaattcctaaacgtttcacaggatatttttgttcaaccccttgtattaaacctgaaagtctacacttcaattgcatctcagttgtttcatttcaaatccaatgtggtggcagcagagccaaaATCATgacgattgtgtcactgtccaactaattctggacctaactgtaattaacatgttcattttattctgcaggtcgtaaCGATTGCAGAGATACAGTACCAAACATGCTTTTTttctttactacttttgcaccttTTGTTTTTGTATCACTGTATaccaagacccataacttttttattttttgttgacgtagctgtatgaggacttttttttgtggctgttgttttaatggcttgttttttgtggcacGACTTGTAGtattcattggcaccattttggggtacatataactttttgaatttttgattaacttttattgattttttgggagctaaaaaaaaaccaacagcaattctgacattgtttttagcAGAGGTGATCATATAGATTCTACACTAAAcaaatgtgttacaaattttccaaaagttttgttttttcgcgAATATGAAACTTTTGAACGAATTACTTAATGAATCGCTCAAAATGCTGGTACTTTCTGGGgatatagagaggagagagaggacatcagacagaaagtgagagatagtaaaacacagactacagatagatagtggattagtggcAGTGACTATGTTTAATAGTGAGGAGAATAGAATAGAGAGATAGATTTataataatttgatagagagaaaGATTTTAGAGATAGACAGGAGTCAGTCAGGGTCAGTGTGTTAGTtggcaggcagccattgctgtgagtgagtgctgctgtagcTAGACATTCCTCACATTAATTTGAATTACcaatcacatcacatcacatcacatcattcacaagtcttcttcaataatattaatcttgGTGCTGATAGTGTGCCACTGCATCCTGAAAACAGACATCACGGACGTGATGTCACTCATtgctttgcatatatctaattgctaataTAAGTGGCACCAAAAATTGTCGTATTGTTCtgtgtcaagcatttatacagtgCCGTTATACTTCATTCTATGTccaaagttattttatttttaaaaagcataaaaaatcgGAAAGTGCAATGTGTTTTAAAACCGTTAACTTTGTTAACTCCGGCcaccatagccatatatgttgctgtcatttTGACATTTCTAATGATGTCTTggtgttaaagagcttgaaaaagGGTTGGATATAATCCTATAggacctcagagtgtcatacacaaCATTTCATGGCAGTCGGGTCACTTTCGATCCGTGATGATTTCTTGGAAAAAAAGCAAATCTGACGGCCGCTTTGATTGGATCGGACCTAAAATTAATTTTGGGAAATTCTCTCATCTATaatatttagttgtttttttttgttatattgtttttttttatgatttaatatttttgttaaaataaacattttgtaaGGGTGCTGCAGACGCTAGGGGTTAAATGGATGGAATCAGTGTTATCAGTGAATCAGTGTTATCTCTGATCCCGTTGAAGCAGTAttttggctgtatattacagcaatACCCGCTCCCCATCCTGTGCTGTTACCAGTCAAAGAATTTCAGCCCTTATTATATTCTATATGAGAAATAAAGCTCCATTATGGGAAAAAAGTTTAAACTTCAGCTAGtcactttttgtttttaattccGCAGAGCTATAAAAGGAAGTTCAAAATCCATGTTAGACGTGTTAACCttaataattatttattaatttctaGGTTCCTATCTCTAGCTGCACTGAAAGTTGTCCACCTGGTTCTCGGAAAGCTTCCATTCCAGAAGAACCAAGTTGTTGCTACAAATGTGTTCCCTGCTCACAAGGAGAGATTTCCAATGAAACCGGTGAGTTTGTGATGGAATTAATATCCCAATATTGCTCAAGTACAAGAGAATCAGTCGGTCCTGCTGTGAGCAGTAGTCCTCTAGGCATTCGGCAGTACACTGCCCACAGAGGCACGAAAGGGGCTGTGGTATAAGTCTTGGGAGGTGCCGGACTTCGTAGGTAAGGCCATATATAATACAATGCAAGTAAAAAGGGAAAGCCACACTCACCCGGTCTGACGTAGAAAAttgtttattgcttgtaaaaatgttGTGGGGGTAGGACAAAGACAGTGTCAGGCACTGAGTGCAGCTTTTTTTCTCTCTACTTGCATTGTGTTACATAATGTCCCAATATTATCTAATTTTATATGTGCTATCTCTTCCCAGATACAACTGATTGTTCTAGATGTCCTTGGAATGAGTGGCCGAGTGAAGAAAAGGACAAATGTCTACAAAAAACTATAGAATACCTCTCATATGAAGAGACTTTGGGCATCACGTTGGCATCCACCAGCGTTACCTCTTCCTTTGTTCCTATAGCCATTTTAGGGCTACTGATTTTTTATAAGACCACCCCCATTGTCTGTGCCAACAATTACACCATCAGTTGCCTTCTTCTGATATGCTTATCCCTTTGTTTTTTGTGCTCCTTGGGATTCATCGGTTATCCCGAAAGTCTGAAGTGCCTTCTACGTCAAGTGGCCTTTGGCATGGTTTTTGCGTTATGTGTTTCATGCATTTTGGCCAAAACGATCTTGGTTATGATTGCCTTCAGGGCCACTAAGCCCAACAGTGATTTACGGAGATGGTCCAGTCCTCAGGTGTCCTACTTGGTCATTTGCATGGGCACTGTCATTCAGTTCTTCATCTGTACTATATGGCTCCTTATTTCTCCTCCCTTCCCTGAATATAATGTAAAAGCTAAGACTGGAGCCCTAATAATTGAATGTAATGAAGGCTCACCCACAGCTTTTTGGATTACTTTAGGATATCTGAGTTTCTTGGCCCTTATTAGTTGTCTAGTTGCCTTCTTGGCAAGACAACTTCCTGACAGCTTCAACGAGGCCAAGTTCATAACTTTCAGCATGCTGGCGTTTCTTACTGTCTGGACATCCTTCATACCAGCCTCAATAAGTACAAGTGGTAAATACACTGTGGCTATGGAGATCTTTGCTATCATGTCCTCTACTTGGGCCATTCTTTGTTGCTTGTTTTTTCCTAAATGTTACGTTATGTTATTTCACCCCCATATAAACTCAAGAAAACACCTtcttggaaaaaatattattctacGCCTCAATTAAAAAAGTTTCTACCAAATAATGTTGTGTCTGTATTTTTCAGTAAATGTTTTTAGGTCATGTAAGAACAGgattacacatacaaatatggctAGTAGCTAAAGTAGTTCTCTGATTATTAGCCTTTGAGATACACCAGGCTACCACAACCCTGACCATGGTGACTTCTATGTTATGTCGGATATAGCCAGCCAGGGGTGGTGGACACTGAAAACAGAGGGCTCTGTGtatgaacagtatatgggccattTGTTTTTCCTAAGCAAATTCAATGAGAGCTGGGAACTTGTCATAGACCATTACATTCACGGGTTCCCAGACACCCTCACTAGTCTGCCAATCCTCCAGTAGTTGCGGGAATGAGCCTTGTCCATATGTCATATGAACATGAACGTCATAAAGGGGGTCCGCTGCCCAGGACACTCTTCAAAGGGCTGGAAAGGTGGACTCAGCGTGTCCATGCATAAACTGGCCAGAATGTGTTGCTACGTTTCTTCTGTAGCAGGAAAATGTGAGGCTGGTTGAGCCTTTCCCAGCAGATCATCACAGGTAGAGACGCCAAACTCGCAACCATCATCTGATTGTTGTGttgtccttttttttcttctaaaaatgCTTCTTTATCTGCTAATACTTTTAAGGTAGCAGTGGATACCACGAATGCATTACATCTGTAAGTAAATGCTATTACTTGCGGGTAATCCACAAGTCCAGAGAGTTTAAAATacatttaactggttcccgaccgctggctgtatttttacggccagcagcCAGGgaccagggtcctta from Rhinoderma darwinii isolate aRhiDar2 chromosome 3, aRhiDar2.hap1, whole genome shotgun sequence carries:
- the LOC142750575 gene encoding extracellular calcium-sensing receptor-like codes for the protein MTEINNNPNILPNITLGFQIYDSCRVLQKELEGTFWMITGQKRAIPNYQCQKRNRLAAFIGYTTSTFSILMAHILRVIRYPQISHVSTSSILSDRTQFPFFLRTAPSDAFQSKGLAQLLLHFGWTWVGMIADSNDYGYQGIQGVRQEFLKSGACVEFLEYIQYNRPDRNIPRIIQTIEKSRAKIVIVFASDFDIITLFDQLVQHNISQKLWVASEGWATSNLLSFDRYSKLLAGTMGFAYASEHIPGFQDFIENFNSSNLKEPWDGMFWEANVGCSFLDFKDTTFNRERPKRNCTLDERLENYHINLNNITSLRNLYNLYNAIYVIAKALHDLCLCRAGGGPILNGSCPGSLNIKPWQVLHYMKKVRVKLSSGRDLFFDENGDPPPIYDIVNWQIDRDNSIKQVKLGSFNSTATHRGALTINTSSVQWPIGNEKIQPNAAKLNGRRFTAQMDNDPKQTVPISSCTESCPPGSRKASIPEEPSCCYKCVPCSQGEISNETDTTDCSRCPWNEWPSEEKDKCLQKTIEYLSYEETLGITLASTSVTSSFVPIAILGLLIFYKTTPIVCANNYTISCLLLICLSLCFLCSLGFIGYPESLKCLLRQVAFGMVFALCVSCILAKTILVMIAFRATKPNSDLRRWSSPQVSYLVICMGTVIQFFICTIWLLISPPFPEYNVKAKTGALIIECNEGSPTAFWITLGYLSFLALISCLVAFLARQLPDSFNEAKFITFSMLAFLTVWTSFIPASISTSGKYTVAMEIFAIMSSTWAILCCLFFPKCYVMLFHPHINSRKHLLGKNIILRLN